A stretch of Chloracidobacterium sp. DNA encodes these proteins:
- a CDS encoding nucleotidyltransferase family protein, with translation MTPSATAFPCAAVLLAAGAARRMGGRPKLLLPIAGESLLRRAVRLARQVQADPIIVVLGCHAEPYCAELAGLTVTLVHNPDWRDGLGGSLRCGVAALPTDWPPQALFFVLTPDQPLVSAKQLLALRRLLEAHPSATAAACAYAGTVGVPALFRYVWRARLATAHGEVGARRYLAAYQGEVATLSFPDGACDIDTEEDYRAALNRLSALWHGPTNT, from the coding sequence ATGACCCCATCCGCAACGGCGTTCCCTTGTGCAGCTGTGCTGTTGGCGGCTGGTGCAGCGCGGCGGATGGGCGGGCGGCCCAAACTCCTGCTGCCGATTGCCGGCGAATCGCTGCTGCGCCGTGCCGTACGCTTGGCGCGGCAGGTACAGGCTGACCCAATCATTGTCGTCCTCGGTTGTCACGCCGAGCCATACTGTGCGGAGTTGGCGGGTTTGACGGTCACGCTTGTCCACAACCCGGACTGGAGGGATGGGCTAGGTGGTTCCCTGCGCTGCGGCGTCGCGGCGTTGCCAACCGACTGGCCTCCCCAAGCCCTGTTTTTTGTCCTGACCCCTGATCAACCACTGGTTTCAGCCAAACAACTTTTAGCGCTACGGCGTCTGTTAGAGGCCCATCCCAGCGCCACGGCGGCCGCCTGCGCCTACGCTGGGACGGTTGGTGTTCCAGCCCTGTTCCGCTACGTTTGGCGGGCGCGATTGGCGACGGCGCACGGCGAGGTCGGCGCACGGCGCTACTTGGCGGCGTATCAGGGGGAAGTGGCGACGTTGTCCTTCCCCGACGGCGCATGCGACATTGACACCGAAGAAGATTACAGGGCGGCGCTCAACCGCCTCTCTGCGCTTTGGCATGGCCCAACCAACACCTAA
- a CDS encoding TolC family protein, producing MPYARIICRLLLLIAVALFWTPPATYAQAASPMAVTVEQAVAETLQRNLNLLAERYEIPRAEAEVIAARLRPNPVLSLGGDHLDLLGTGYNAINNAGPAEYSARVDWPLERPSKRRARISAAEYARAAAEYRLQDAMRRLALEAQLAFVELQAAKESLALARANQQTFEELVAVNAARVRAGDLAPIELVRTRVSAVQLTQAVTQAETRWRVAQNRLQTLMGRAEALDVFEAVGDMRRDPPPPSLSPLLAKALDQRPDLRALRADQARTLADLKLQIAQGKIEYTVGVEYRRQQGLAGTGNSLGLFLSLPLTIYDRNQGGIARAQAEVHQTERRIAALERELRAELEAAYLQCRAADAVLKSYEGGLLEQARDVLEVTEYAYRRGEASFVEFLDAQRTYNETMQGYIDARAEYARLRFTLDRLAAEALP from the coding sequence ATGCCCTACGCCCGGATCATTTGCCGCCTACTGCTCTTGATCGCTGTAGCGCTGTTCTGGACGCCTCCTGCAACGTATGCCCAAGCCGCTAGCCCCATGGCCGTGACGGTCGAGCAGGCCGTCGCCGAAACACTCCAACGTAACCTCAACTTGCTGGCTGAACGCTACGAAATCCCCCGCGCCGAAGCCGAAGTTATCGCCGCCCGCCTGCGCCCCAACCCTGTTCTCAGCCTTGGCGGCGACCACCTTGACCTGCTCGGCACAGGCTACAATGCTATCAACAACGCCGGCCCGGCCGAGTACTCCGCTCGTGTTGACTGGCCGCTGGAACGCCCCTCCAAACGCCGCGCCCGCATTAGCGCCGCCGAGTACGCCCGCGCCGCCGCCGAATACCGCCTGCAAGACGCCATGCGGCGACTGGCGCTTGAGGCCCAACTGGCCTTCGTCGAACTGCAAGCCGCCAAGGAAAGCCTTGCGCTCGCCCGCGCCAACCAGCAAACCTTTGAGGAACTCGTCGCCGTCAACGCCGCCCGCGTTCGCGCTGGCGACCTTGCGCCCATCGAACTGGTTCGCACGCGCGTCTCCGCCGTCCAACTCACACAAGCCGTCACCCAAGCCGAGACCCGGTGGCGTGTCGCACAAAACCGGCTTCAAACCCTAATGGGGCGCGCCGAGGCGCTCGATGTCTTTGAGGCCGTCGGCGACATGCGCCGCGATCCGCCGCCGCCCAGCCTGTCGCCCCTGCTCGCTAAAGCTCTTGACCAACGACCGGACCTGCGCGCGCTCCGCGCCGACCAAGCCCGGACGCTGGCCGACCTCAAACTGCAAATCGCGCAAGGCAAGATTGAGTACACCGTCGGCGTTGAGTACCGCCGGCAGCAGGGTCTCGCCGGGACGGGCAACTCGCTGGGCCTGTTTCTGTCGCTTCCGCTGACGATTTACGACCGCAACCAAGGCGGGATTGCCCGCGCCCAAGCCGAGGTTCACCAGACCGAACGCCGCATCGCCGCCCTCGAACGTGAACTGCGCGCCGAACTGGAAGCCGCCTACCTGCAATGCCGCGCCGCCGACGCAGTACTCAAGAGCTATGAGGGCGGCCTGCTTGAACAAGCGCGCGACGTGCTGGAAGTCACCGAGTACGCCTACCGACGCGGCGAGGCCAGCTTCGTCGAATTCCTTGACGCCCAGCGCACCTACAACGAAACCATGCAAGGCTACATTGACGCGCGGGCGGAGTACGCCCGCCTGCGTTTCACGCTTGACCGTCTGGCTGCGGAGGCGCTGCCATGA
- a CDS encoding peroxiredoxin family protein, whose translation MNIAKILELPFKGNFIPYPSRSQVAVGTVAPDFTLPDVAGQPFTLSAVAPRWCLLYLTRIVDRGFI comes from the coding sequence ATGAACATTGCCAAGATTCTGGAATTGCCGTTCAAGGGCAACTTTATTCCCTATCCAAGTCGGTCGCAGGTTGCAGTCGGGACTGTGGCCCCTGACTTTACCCTGCCGGACGTTGCAGGGCAGCCGTTTACGTTGTCGGCAGTCGCGCCGCGTTGGTGTCTGCTTTACCTGACGCGCATTGTGGATCGCGGCTTCATCTGA
- a CDS encoding efflux RND transporter periplasmic adaptor subunit yields the protein MTNRKALAPLLGLLCLIAHGCHTSPPTPSRAASDKAPEWLREVRVEPVTLSPVPRDEVIAPGKVELDPNRIARVMLPLPGRITDVRVRVGDAVRAGQPLVTLESPDVAEAVGALRQAEATLVQARAGLAQAEAALAKAEQDAERAKDLYEHRAIAQKEVLAADNVVVQSRAAVEQARAVVAQAEAGREQVRRRLETLGLDAGGREQRITVRAPLTGKVLELAVVPGEYRTDTSVSLMTVADLSRLVVTANVPEANLYLVQVGERVDVELTAFPNRRFTGRVVRIADTIDPQTRTARVIVELTAGAQQLRPDMFARLRLADEPTPLPVVPKSAVVEREGVTGVFVEREPGKFDWRPVRVGVTTGDRVAILEGLTANERVVVGGTMLLYRN from the coding sequence ATGACCAACCGCAAAGCGCTTGCACCGCTTCTCGGCCTGTTGTGCCTCATCGCCCACGGTTGCCACACATCGCCGCCCACGCCGTCGCGCGCCGCGTCGGACAAAGCCCCCGAATGGCTGCGCGAAGTGCGCGTTGAACCGGTTACGCTGTCGCCCGTTCCCCGCGACGAAGTCATTGCGCCGGGCAAAGTCGAACTTGATCCAAACCGCATCGCGCGCGTCATGCTGCCGCTGCCGGGCCGCATCACCGACGTACGAGTGCGTGTCGGCGACGCGGTACGCGCCGGACAACCGCTGGTGACGCTTGAAAGCCCAGACGTAGCCGAAGCCGTCGGCGCGCTACGCCAAGCCGAGGCCACGCTCGTGCAGGCGCGCGCCGGTCTGGCGCAGGCCGAAGCCGCCCTTGCCAAGGCTGAACAGGACGCCGAACGCGCCAAAGACCTCTATGAACATCGCGCCATTGCCCAGAAGGAAGTTCTCGCCGCCGACAACGTCGTGGTGCAGTCGCGCGCGGCGGTCGAACAGGCGCGCGCCGTCGTGGCGCAAGCTGAGGCTGGCCGCGAACAGGTGCGCCGCCGCCTCGAAACCCTTGGGCTGGACGCCGGCGGGCGCGAGCAGCGCATCACTGTGCGCGCGCCGCTCACCGGCAAGGTGCTGGAACTCGCCGTCGTGCCGGGCGAGTACCGGACGGACACCTCGGTGTCGTTGATGACCGTCGCCGACCTAAGCCGGCTGGTCGTGACGGCCAATGTCCCAGAAGCGAACCTCTATCTGGTGCAGGTTGGCGAGCGGGTGGATGTTGAGCTGACGGCGTTTCCTAACCGGCGTTTTACGGGGCGCGTCGTCCGCATCGCCGACACGATTGATCCGCAAACGCGAACAGCCCGCGTTATCGTCGAACTGACGGCAGGCGCCCAACAGCTGCGGCCAGATATGTTCGCTCGCCTGCGCCTCGCCGACGAGCCGACGCCCCTGCCTGTTGTGCCGAAATCGGCCGTCGTCGAACGCGAGGGTGTCACTGGCGTGTTCGTCGAGCGCGAACCGGGTAAGTTCGACTGGCGGCCGGTGCGCGTCGGCGTCACGACCGGCGACCGCGTCGCCATTCTCGAAGGGCTGACAGCGAATGAGCGTGTGGTCGTGGGCGGGACGATGCTGCTTTACCGAAACTGA
- a CDS encoding SDR family oxidoreductase, with product MALNEISLAGKVAIVTGGGRGIGKSITKHFVAAGANVVIASRKLDVLKATAAELADAPGRIHCVACNVGRKEDIENLVAETESTFGPVDILVNNSATNIGQGPSLDVTDEMLDKMVDVNVKSALRLIRLTVPKMIERGTGGAIINVVSISGMQPQYQGLLYSFTKAGLLMMTRNWAQEFSPYGVRVNALAPGLVRTDFSEFFWKNEALMQRLGTTQPIPRIGEPDEIGFAALFLASDKASYMTGQVLTIDGGALIQRVL from the coding sequence ATGGCTCTCAACGAAATTTCCTTAGCCGGCAAAGTCGCCATCGTTACTGGCGGCGGACGCGGCATCGGTAAATCCATTACGAAACACTTTGTCGCAGCCGGAGCAAATGTCGTCATCGCCAGCCGCAAGCTCGATGTGTTGAAGGCGACGGCGGCCGAACTCGCCGACGCGCCGGGACGCATTCACTGCGTCGCCTGCAACGTCGGGCGCAAGGAAGACATAGAAAACCTTGTGGCGGAGACGGAAAGCACGTTTGGCCCAGTGGATATCCTGGTCAACAACAGCGCCACGAACATTGGGCAAGGGCCGTCGCTCGATGTGACCGACGAGATGCTTGACAAGATGGTAGATGTCAACGTGAAGTCGGCGCTGCGGCTCATCCGACTGACTGTTCCCAAAATGATTGAGCGCGGGACGGGCGGGGCGATTATCAACGTGGTATCCATCTCTGGCATGCAACCGCAGTATCAGGGGTTGCTCTACAGTTTTACCAAGGCCGGTCTGCTGATGATGACGCGCAACTGGGCGCAGGAGTTCAGCCCGTACGGCGTGCGCGTCAATGCGCTTGCGCCGGGTCTAGTCCGCACCGACTTCAGTGAGTTTTTTTGGAAGAACGAAGCCCTCATGCAACGACTAGGGACAACGCAGCCCATTCCGCGCATCGGTGAGCCGGACGAGATTGGTTTCGCCGCATTGTTTTTGGCCTCGGACAAGGCGTCGTATATGACGGGCCAAGTACTGACGATTGACGGCGGGGCGCTGATTCAACGGGTGCTGTAG
- a CDS encoding right-handed parallel beta-helix repeat-containing protein yields the protein MAQPTPNPASLQPGLVIGGYRLEAPLAADIGDAAWRAQSLADHVIVRLDVFYATPATSPLTRTAFALAKLPPHPHVAPVLDVVSLGEQTFLVTPYVPSTLADLPCPLEPPEVVAYGQALLAALQFLHDHHVVHGALTPRSVGLEAGQVSVRGYGLMTERPRPAGALAYTSPWALENPPTPRDDLWAAGVILFELLSGDLPFPHHDPAELRLAIRTLCPDPLPGTVPARLRHIVAHALERHERRCYASAEAMREELAACADELTQDAARRSSGSWRSLPVEPVALPPHHTGRWALVGIALISLLMLSGVWLTIRHFEGKDQWRMTARETVVAPSGGDFSTITAAVNAARIDARILVRPGIYRETVTLTRNIEIVADGPPDSVVLESDAGPCLRQRLGSQVVRGLTLRSTEHPAVHLDGGALTLEDCRITAAQADGVMVSGHAARLTLRRSRVHSGGGHGLTATAGAQVELVECDIADQAGDGVRLDNQARLMARDSRFVGNRQTGVHALGNAAAWLDRCVLERNGRAMFGNVQVAPSVEPR from the coding sequence ATGGCCCAACCAACACCTAACCCGGCGTCTCTCCAGCCCGGACTGGTCATCGGCGGTTACCGACTCGAAGCGCCGTTGGCCGCCGACATCGGCGACGCCGCGTGGCGTGCGCAGAGTTTGGCGGATCACGTCATCGTCCGGCTGGATGTGTTTTACGCGACGCCAGCGACCAGTCCGCTGACTCGGACAGCCTTTGCGTTGGCTAAGCTGCCGCCCCATCCCCACGTCGCCCCGGTACTGGATGTCGTCTCCTTAGGTGAGCAGACCTTTCTTGTGACGCCGTACGTTCCCAGTACGCTGGCCGACCTGCCCTGCCCCCTTGAGCCGCCCGAAGTCGTTGCCTATGGACAAGCCCTGCTGGCGGCGCTCCAGTTTCTTCACGACCACCATGTTGTCCACGGCGCGCTGACGCCCCGAAGCGTCGGGTTGGAAGCAGGTCAAGTCAGCGTGCGCGGCTACGGCCTTATGACGGAGCGTCCGCGTCCGGCCGGCGCTTTGGCTTACACCTCGCCGTGGGCGCTGGAAAACCCACCGACGCCGCGCGACGACCTCTGGGCGGCGGGCGTCATCCTGTTCGAGTTGTTGAGCGGCGACCTGCCTTTTCCGCACCATGACCCGGCCGAACTGCGGCTGGCGATTCGGACGCTCTGCCCCGATCCCTTGCCGGGGACGGTTCCGGCGCGTCTGCGGCACATTGTCGCGCATGCGCTCGAACGCCATGAACGGCGGTGCTACGCCTCAGCCGAAGCCATGCGCGAAGAACTCGCCGCCTGCGCCGATGAGCTGACGCAGGACGCCGCGCGTCGGTCGTCCGGCTCATGGCGGTCACTGCCCGTAGAACCAGTCGCACTGCCGCCGCACCACACCGGACGGTGGGCGCTTGTTGGCATTGCGCTTATCAGCCTGCTCATGCTTAGCGGCGTTTGGCTGACCATTCGGCATTTTGAAGGCAAAGACCAGTGGCGCATGACGGCGCGGGAAACCGTCGTCGCGCCAAGCGGCGGTGATTTTTCCACCATCACCGCCGCTGTGAACGCCGCCCGCATCGACGCCCGTATTCTGGTGCGGCCGGGCATCTACCGTGAAACCGTCACGCTGACCAGAAACATTGAAATCGTCGCCGACGGACCACCGGACAGCGTCGTGCTGGAAAGCGACGCCGGGCCGTGCCTGCGCCAGCGGCTTGGCTCGCAGGTCGTTCGCGGGTTGACGTTGCGCAGTACAGAACATCCAGCTGTTCACCTCGATGGGGGGGCGCTGACGCTGGAAGACTGCCGAATCACCGCTGCTCAGGCCGACGGCGTCATGGTCAGCGGCCATGCGGCGCGGCTAACGCTGCGACGCAGCCGTGTCCACAGCGGCGGCGGCCACGGACTGACCGCGACTGCCGGCGCGCAGGTTGAGCTGGTCGAGTGTGACATCGCCGATCAGGCCGGCGACGGCGTACGGCTGGACAACCAAGCTCGACTCATGGCACGTGACAGCCGTTTTGTAGGCAACCGGCAAACCGGCGTCCACGCGCTGGGGAACGCCGCAGCTTGGCTGGACCGCTGCGTCTTGGAACGCAACGGCCGGGCGATGTTTGGTAATGTGCAGGTTGCGCCGTCAGTCGAACCGCGCTGA
- a CDS encoding peroxiredoxin family protein has translation MVELRERYAEFQAKGAEVVVVSTTDVATSKLIAEDLALPYPFLSDPDWTVFKRYGTGAALGVPLPAQFLIDGGGCVVERYLCDFVPNHPPLDATLARIPAC, from the coding sequence CTGGTCGAGTTGCGTGAACGATATGCGGAATTTCAAGCCAAGGGGGCGGAAGTGGTGGTCGTCAGCACCACGGATGTCGCCACGTCAAAGCTGATTGCCGAAGACTTGGCGTTGCCTTACCCGTTTCTGAGCGACCCGGACTGGACGGTGTTCAAGAGGTACGGCACGGGTGCGGCGCTGGGTGTTCCCTTACCGGCGCAGTTTTTGATTGACGGCGGCGGTTGTGTCGTTGAACGTTACCTCTGCGATTTTGTGCCGAATCATCCGCCGCTTGACGCGACACTGGCGCGCATACCGGCTTGCTGA
- a CDS encoding XdhC family protein, producing MVHKPWRTQPTDVTKHEQFHARVPADFSSPGEARRIYTTMNELDALLAALHRFTSAGRRTALATVVSVSGSAYRRPGARMLITETGETAGNVSGGCLEQDLIKRAQAVILTERPQLVTYDTRDVAADATWGVGLGCESETLIYVEPFHPDTRHHPLDLLALAAATGEDAALAHVFRAAGELAGWCGFRLLRIAATPQAEGGLAEEADWLRHLQVELQTCLTERRSRQTTFRSASGSLEAFIEFLPPPLQLVIFGAGDDAIPLAQMATQLGWRVTVADWRPALAASERFPTARQVLTLKTPDELPVKATDCVVVMTHHYPSDKAIVRRLAAIQPRYVGLLGPRRRTARILKELAEEGVAVPDQVVADWRFPVGLDLGAETPAEIATAIVAEILAVTRRRSGMALRDRPTPIHEPIPTSP from the coding sequence ATGGTTCACAAACCTTGGCGTACTCAGCCCACGGATGTTACTAAGCACGAACAATTCCACGCCCGCGTTCCAGCGGATTTCTCTTCGCCGGGTGAAGCGCGGCGGATTTATACCACGATGAACGAACTTGACGCGCTGCTTGCCGCACTCCATCGCTTCACCTCAGCCGGGCGCCGGACGGCGCTTGCCACGGTGGTGAGCGTCAGCGGTTCCGCCTACCGGCGGCCCGGCGCGCGGATGCTCATTACTGAAACCGGCGAAACGGCCGGCAACGTCAGCGGCGGCTGCCTCGAACAGGACCTGATCAAACGGGCGCAGGCGGTGATCCTGACCGAGAGGCCGCAACTGGTGACGTATGATACGCGCGATGTCGCCGCCGATGCGACGTGGGGCGTCGGCCTCGGCTGTGAAAGCGAGACGCTCATTTACGTCGAGCCGTTTCATCCCGACACCCGCCATCACCCACTTGACCTGTTGGCGCTGGCCGCCGCAACGGGCGAAGACGCTGCGCTGGCGCACGTCTTCCGCGCCGCGGGTGAGTTAGCCGGATGGTGCGGCTTCCGACTGTTGCGTATAGCCGCTACACCACAGGCGGAAGGCGGCTTGGCGGAAGAGGCCGACTGGCTGCGGCATCTGCAGGTCGAGTTGCAAACATGCTTGACCGAGCGCCGCTCGCGCCAGACAACCTTTCGGTCGGCAAGCGGCAGCCTGGAGGCGTTCATTGAATTCCTACCGCCGCCGCTTCAGTTGGTGATTTTTGGCGCAGGCGACGACGCCATCCCGCTCGCGCAAATGGCCACCCAACTCGGCTGGCGCGTCACTGTCGCCGACTGGCGACCTGCTCTTGCTGCGTCGGAACGCTTCCCCACCGCCCGGCAAGTCCTGACGCTGAAAACCCCTGATGAACTGCCGGTGAAGGCGACGGATTGCGTCGTTGTGATGACGCACCACTACCCAAGCGACAAGGCCATCGTCCGCCGTCTGGCGGCCATCCAGCCACGCTATGTCGGGCTGCTGGGACCGCGCCGCCGAACGGCGCGTATCCTCAAGGAACTGGCGGAGGAGGGCGTCGCCGTTCCTGATCAGGTTGTCGCCGACTGGCGTTTTCCGGTCGGCCTCGACTTAGGCGCAGAGACCCCAGCCGAGATTGCGACAGCCATCGTCGCGGAAATCCTAGCCGTCACGCGGCGGCGCAGCGGAATGGCTTTGCGCGACCGGCCGACGCCCATTCACGAACCGATCCCCACATCGCCATGA
- the galK gene encoding galactokinase — protein MASPADVFKARFGLIGRLFSAPGRVNLIGEHVDYNDGVVLPVAIDRRTHVWASPRRDRRLHVIAYDLGEEAELDLDAPVRRTGTWRDYIAGTAFHLEQSGFRLVGANLLVTSDVPVGAGLSSSAALEIAVGFALLATAGREVDRLALARAGQAAEHDFVGTHCGLMDQFVAAHARAGCAVRLDCRTNAADFVPVDTTQCAVVVADTGVRHRLAASAYNTRRRECEAALTALRRKRPALAALRDVTPGELDATTDELDVVLARRVRHVVTEIARVEAFAQALAAGDWTQAGALLTASHRSLKEDYEVSCRELDALAAAAQAVAGCYGARMTGGGFGGCTVNLVAPAALERFLHEVPAAYERATGQAARVWVVTPSDGVGEGW, from the coding sequence GTGGCGTCACCGGCGGATGTGTTCAAGGCGCGTTTTGGCTTGATAGGACGGCTCTTTTCCGCGCCGGGGCGCGTCAATCTCATCGGCGAGCATGTGGACTACAACGACGGCGTGGTCTTGCCGGTAGCCATTGACCGGCGAACGCACGTTTGGGCGAGTCCGCGCCGCGACCGGCGGTTGCATGTCATCGCCTACGACTTGGGCGAAGAAGCCGAGCTTGATTTGGACGCGCCGGTACGCCGTACCGGGACGTGGCGCGACTATATCGCCGGTACGGCTTTCCATCTTGAGCAGTCCGGTTTTCGGTTGGTAGGGGCAAACCTGCTGGTAACAAGCGACGTTCCGGTGGGCGCAGGGCTGTCGTCTTCGGCGGCGCTGGAGATCGCGGTTGGGTTTGCATTGTTGGCGACGGCCGGGCGCGAAGTTGACCGTCTGGCGCTGGCGCGCGCCGGACAGGCCGCCGAGCATGATTTTGTCGGGACCCACTGTGGGCTGATGGATCAGTTTGTCGCAGCACACGCACGCGCCGGCTGCGCCGTCCGATTAGATTGCCGGACGAACGCCGCTGACTTCGTGCCGGTGGACACGACGCAGTGCGCGGTAGTGGTGGCGGATACGGGCGTTCGTCACCGGCTGGCGGCGTCGGCGTACAACACACGGCGGCGGGAATGCGAGGCGGCGCTGACAGCGCTCCGACGCAAGCGTCCGGCGCTTGCCGCCTTGCGCGATGTGACGCCAGGCGAGCTGGACGCGACGACGGACGAACTGGATGTGGTGTTGGCGCGGCGCGTCCGGCATGTCGTCACGGAAATTGCGCGAGTGGAGGCGTTCGCACAGGCGTTGGCGGCCGGCGATTGGACGCAAGCCGGCGCGTTGCTGACGGCTTCCCATCGGTCGCTGAAGGAAGACTACGAGGTGAGCTGCCGGGAACTGGACGCGCTAGCGGCGGCGGCGCAGGCCGTTGCAGGCTGCTACGGCGCGCGGATGACGGGCGGCGGGTTCGGCGGCTGTACGGTGAACCTTGTTGCGCCCGCCGCGCTGGAGAGGTTTTTGCATGAAGTTCCGGCCGCGTATGAACGTGCGACCGGGCAGGCGGCACGAGTGTGGGTCGTTACGCCAAGCGACGGCGTTGGTGAAGGCTGGTAA